The sequence tatcttgacctagcgttactgtgactttgtacttctggtacctgaccttttggcttggactttgactattctttggatcacgattttgtacctttactgaccggctgttaccgactcggacctctgacttttccttgcttgtttgttagtcttgtctctgttttcgTGTATTCACTTGTGCCAGGTTAgagaacgccgcccagttgtccgcagctacttagggctgttgtggcaagtaggtagggccaactctctccctccttccctcacgctcttctccctctctccctcctcccctcacgctcttctccctctctcccctcacgctcttctccctctctcccctctcccttaccttaggctgcattcacaccttaagtgtttttcctggtccgtgattgtggtctgctagctagcTACGTGATCCATGCAAAACAGTCCATTTTGTACCcgtgattacatcacatccgtgtacagctgtgaaaaacacggatctcattgatttctatggggaatcctttccgtgcaatGACATGTCTTATTTTTTAACGCCACggatcacggaacatctgaatagcccaataggaagcaatgggctgtaaaattgtcaatGCACATAGATAACTTTACGGAACATATGAACGCAGCCTTaccctcctctcccttcctcgcgcccctctccctccttctcttgtgcgcacccctctccctccttccctcgcgcccccctccctccttccctcacgcgcgcccctctccctccttccctcgcGCCCCGCTCCCTCCCTCACGCGCGCCCCTCTCCCTCCTTTCCTCACGCGCGCCCCTCTCCCTCCTTTCCTCACGCGCGCCCCTCTCCCTCCTTTCCTCACGCGCGCCCCTCTCCCTCCTTTCCTCACGCGCgcccctctccctccttccctcgcacccctctccctccttccctcgcACCCCGCTCCCTCCTTCCCGCGCGCCCCGCTCCCTCCTTCCCGCGCGCCCTGCTCCCTCCTTCCCACGCGCCCCGCTCCCTCCTTCCCTTACGCTTCTCCCTTAGACTTCCCTATTGTAGATATTTGTTTACCTTTTTGTAATAAATCTCTTAACGATCCAGTCGTCCTCAAATCAATTATTACAGCACCCCAAAACCAGGCAGATTCTAGAGCCTGACACTAAGTTGTATATAATAACACAGGGGCAGGATATAAATGGTGATACTGACGGCTCGGATACAATCAGGTGCTTGGACCCCCAGGAATAAAGAGGCGGAGATCGGactttagtataaaataatttataaatttcTGGTGATGTCATGGCGGGTCAGAGGAGAAGACCGGCTACGGATCATGTGtgatggagcagaggaggagaccggacacagatcatgtgtgatggagcagaggaggagaccggacacagatcatgtgtgatggagcagaggaggagaccggacacagatcatgtgtgatggatcagaggaggagaccggacacagatcatgtgtgatggagcagaggaggagaccggacacagatcatgtgtgatggagcagaggaggagaccggacacagatcatgtgtgatggatcagaggaggagaccggatagagatcatgtgtgatggatcagaggaggagaccggacacagatcatgtgtgatggagcagaggaggagactggacacagatcatgtgtgatggagcagaggaggagaccggaTAGAGATCATGTGTGATGGATCAGAAGAGAAGACCGGACACAGATCATGTGTGATAGATCAGAAGAGAAGACCGGACAcagatcatgtgtgatggagcagaggaggagaccagACACAGATCATGTGTGATGGATCAGAAGAGAAGACCGGACACAGATCATGTGTGATGGATCAGAGGAGGAGACTGGATAGAGATCATGTGtgatggagcagaggaggagaccggaCACAGATCATGTGTAATGGATCAGAGGAGGAGACCGGATAGAGATCATGTGTGATGGATCAGAAGAGAAGACCGGACAcagatcatgtgtgatggagcagaggaggagaccggacacagatcatgtgtgatggagcagaggaggagaccggacacagatcatgtgtgatggagcagaggaggagaccagacaaagatcatgtgtgatggatcagaggaggagaccagacacagatcatgtgtgatggagcagaggaggagaccggacacagatcatgtgtgatggagcagaggaggagaccagacacagatcatgtgtgatggagcagaggaggagaccagacacagatcatgtgtgatggagcagaggaggagaccagacacagatcatgtgtgatggagcagaggaggagaccggacacagatcatgtgtgatggagcagaggaggagaccggacacagatcatgtgtgatggagcagaggaggagaccggatagagatcatgtgtgatggatcagaggaggagaccggacacagatcatgtgtgatggatcagaggaggagaccggacacagatcatgtgtgatggagcagaggaggagaccggacacagatcatgtgtgatggatcagaggaggagaccggacacagatcatgtgtgatggatcagaggaggagaccggacacagatcatgtgtgatggatcagaggaggagaccggacacagatcatgtgtgatggagcagaggaggagactggacACAGATCATGTGTGATGGATCAGAGGAGGAGACCGGATAGAGATCATGTGTGATGGATCAGAGGAGGAGACCGGATAGAGATCATGTGTGATAGATCAGAAGAGAAGACCGGACACAGATCATGTGTGATAGATCAGAAGAGAAGACCGGACACAGATCATGTGTGATGGATCAGAGGAGGAGACCAGACAcagatcatgtgtgatggagcagaggaggagaccggacacagatcatgtgtgatggagcagaggaggagaccagacacagatcatgtgtgatggagcagaggaggagaccagacacagatcatgtgtgatggatcagaggaggagaccggacacagatcatgtgtgatggagcagaggaggagaccggacacagatcatgtgtgatggagcagaggaggagaccggatagagatcatgtgtgatggatcagaggaggagaccggacacagatcatgtgtgatggatcagaggaggagaccggacacagatcatgtgtgatggatcagaggaggagaccggacacagatcatgtgtgatggatcagaggaggagaccggacacagatcatgtgtgatggatcagaggaggagaccggacacagatcatgtgtgatggagcagaggaggagactggacACAGATCATGTGTGATGGATCAGAGGAGGAGACCGGATAGAGATCATGTGTGATGGATCAGAGGAGGAGACCGGATAGAGATCATGTGTGATAGATCAGAAGAGGAGACCGGATAGAGATCATGTGTGATAGATCAGAAGAGAAGACCGGACAcagatcatgtgtgatggagcagaagaGGAGACCAGACACAGATCATGTGTGATGGATCAGAGGAGGAGACCGGACAGAGATCATGTGTGATGGATCAGAGGAGGAGACCGGACAGAGATCATGTGtgatggagcagaggaggaaaCCGGACACAGATCATGTATAAGTCTCTGGTGGTGCCATGGCGGATCAGAGACATAGACTGGACAGAGATTgtagagatgatgatgatgatgatgatgatgatgatgatgatgaagatccACATGCGGCTCGCCCCAGAGATGTTCTAGCGGAAATAGTTTGGACAATCGTGGGCGACCAGGTTCCAGGCTTCATCAAAGGCGCTGACCACAGGAGGGAGCAGGGGTCCGCCTGCCGCCCCATCTAGGTTCTGCACCAGCTGCTCCGTACTGGACATCCCCAGGATCACAGCATCCCCCTGATCCCCCTGAAAAAACAAACATGTGTCCTCCGAGATCagcctgaaatactctgtgctgctgagaaacATGCTCAGGCTCTAACCTTCCAGGCCCCATGTCATAGTGCACAGAGAGcctcccttagggtgccttcacacgtaccacatCCGAAGTAGATTTCACACTactagtttgcagcaaaatcggctgcgaatcctggtagtgtgaagtacAATGgatcacatactcgcagcggaattttcattctgctgcgagtatgtaacccggcccctttaaccccccgcagcctggcctggagcatacatcacctgctgagcgccgtggctgtatgtgaggctcctggctcccatcggtcctgctcagccaatcagtgctgccgtgcaccgattggctgatgGGAACCAAAGGGAGCCAGGACCTTCACATGCTCCAGGCAaggctgcgggggttaaaggggccgggttacatactcgcagcagaatgaaaattccgctgcgagtatgtgatcCATTgtacttcacactaccaggattcgcagccgattttgctgcaaactagtagtgtgaaatctgcttcagatctggtacgtgtgaaggcacccttaaaggggtagttcagcaagaaatgttttcttttaaatctaaaATCAAAACTAGTGCTAGAAAGTGTCAaaaatttgtaacttacttctattaaataaataatctccagtcttccatcacttataagctgctgtatgtcctgcaggaagtggtgtattctcttcagtctgacacagtgctctctgctgccacctctgtccatgtcaggaactgtccagagcaggagaggttttctttttttttttttttttaaattctaaattttattcattttcaaaatttttacaaagagATACATGTATACCATCAGCTGTATGCACGTCAGAACAAGAACAAAGCACCTTTGGGTGCGCAAACGGGAAATGCAACAGGGTCAAGAGCCAACATGACTCAACTTTGCCAACAGAAATCTTACAAATACCACAACGGGGAGGCCAACCCTGAGATTGAAGCAATTCTCATCTTGTAGAAAGGAAGAGGAGCTGACGCTCAGACATAGGGAAGAAGAAGAGGTAGTAACATCAAAAGGGGGCGGGGGAGACAAGGGTGAAAAGAGGTGCAATACTGAGGACCACATGAGGGGAGAGGGCAGCGACAACCTACATGCACACCGACACAGGGAGAAACCATACAGGGGAGGTGGGGGAGAAGCGGGGCACCTCACTGAGAGATGAGAGTCTTATATTCGTCAGAATCAGTGAACCGTTCCCAGTAATACCAGGTCTGAAAGAACCGGGAATTCCTACCGTGTAATTGGGCGGTAAGGTCCTCCATATATTTGAGGTCTTCCACCTTTCGCAACCACATGGAGATGGAAGGGGGGTTCTGATGTCACCATAGGGCAGGGATGCATGCCCTGGCCGCATTGACCAGATGACGGAGAAGGGAGCGGCGGTAGCCTCTTAGCGGAATGTCCGACATGTGCAGGAGAAACAACGACGGAGAGAAAGGCAGAGGAGAGTCTGTAAAGGTCGAGGCAATACGCcagacaggagaggttttctatggggatttgctgctgctgctgctctggacacttcctgacatggacagaggtggcagcagagagcacggtgtcagactggagagaatacaccacttcctgcaggacatacagcagctgataagtagtggatgactgaagatttttaaatagaaggaaattaaaatcaactggtgctagaaagtgagatttttaaagaaagaaagaaaatagctgaactacccctttaagccctctgtGCTGCAGACTCCCTCCCTCACCTGTAGTTTGGAATGGTGGTACATccagcggagagcggcggccgtaAGGCTGGGTCTGTCCTCGCCGTACGCCTCCTGCAGCGCCCTCTGCACCAGGTCAATAGCCTGGAAGTGATGCTTCTTCCAGTATCTGTCCAGGACACAAGAGGTTAACAGACCCCACAGGtgaccctcaccccccccccccccatatcagtgACGATGGACGGACCTGTTCCTGTACACCTCAGCCCAGCTGTTCCCAAAGAACCTGCAGGCCGCCTGATTCGCATCCTTGTCCTCATACTTGTACTTGCCGGTCAGTAGCCCCCCTGCAAGAGAACACAGCCCACCCATCACCTGGTGACCAAGATGGCGTCTGCCTGTGATAGAGGAAGAGAAGCATAGAGCAGGATCCAGGGGAGGAGGGAATATACAGCGAGCACAGACCCTTATAGTCACCACCAGCTGGGAACCATTCATTGTGGGGGGCAGAGAGCACTCACCGGCCAGAGGATTATAGGCGTAGAAGCGGATCCCGAGCTgctggagacaggggaggagttcTGTCTCTACTTGTCTAGTGGTGGCGTTATACATACCCTGAGAATAACAAGTATAGTACagaattatactccagagctgcactcactattctgctggtgaggtcactgtgtacatacattacattactgatcctgagttacatcctgtattatactccagagctgcactcactattctgctggtggggtcactgtgtacatacattacattactgatcctgagttacctcctgtattatactccagagctgcactcactattctgctggtggggtcactgtgtacatacattacattactgatcctgaactgatcctgagttacatcatgtagggaccccaccagcagaatagtgagtgcagctctggagtataatacaggatgtaactcaggatcagtaatgtaatgtatgtacacagtgacctcttcagcagaatagtgattgcagctctggagtataatacagtgtataatatatacactgcagtaggtgactgtccccccacccccctctctcACACACAGTAACCTCCTCTACACACTTATTGTAGTGGGATTGTTTAGGCCACTGCAGCACCTGGTAGACGGTGGGCAGCACTCAGCTCCTCTCCTTACAGATGCAGTAAATCTCCATCACCTCCCAGGAGGAGTAGTTGGACAGACCGAGCTCCCGGAACTTTCCCTGAAAAGAAAAGACAATTAGCTGTCGGCTCTATCCAtctctgtaatatactggagtattaTCCTGCTGAGTGTGACAGTAACGCCGACATCCCGGGACAGTAACACACCGACATCCTGCGCACACACCGACATCCCGGGACAGTAACACACCAACATCCTGCGCACACACCGACATCCCGGGACAGTAACACACCAACATTCTGCGCACACACCGACATCCCGGACAGTAACACACCAACATCCTGGGACAGTAACACACCAACATTCTGCGCACACACCGACATCCCGGACAGTAACACACCAACATCCCGGGACAGTAACACACCAACATTCTGCGCACACACCGACATCCCGGACAGTAACACACCAACATCCCGGGACAGTAACACACCAACATCCTGCGCACACACCGACATCCTGGGACAGTAACACACAACATCCTGCGCACACACCGACATCCTGGGACAGTAACACACAACATCCTGCGCACACACCGACATCCCGGGACAGTAACACACCAACATCCTGCGCACACACCGACATCCCGGGACAGTAACACACCAACATTCTGCGCACACACCGACATCCCGGGACAGTAACACACCAACATCCTGCGCACACACCGACATCCTGGGAGAGTAACACACCAACATCCTGGGACAGTAACACACCAACATtctacgcacacacacacacacagacatcccGGGACAGTAACACACAACATCCTGCGCACACACCGACATCCTGGGACAGTAACACACCAACATCCTGGGACAGTAACACACCAACAttctgcgcacacacacacacacaccgacatCCCGGGACAGTAACACACAACATCCTGCGCACACACCGACATCCCGGGACAGTAACACACCAACATCCTGCGCACACACCGACATCCTGGGACAGTAACACACCAACATCCTGGGACAGTAACACACCAACAttctgcgcacacacacacacacacacacacaccgacatCCCGGGACAGTAACACACCAACATTCTGCGCACACACCGACATCCTGGGATAGTAACACACCAACAttctgcgcacacacacacacacacaccgacatCCCGGGAGAGTAACACACCAACAtcctgcacgcacacacacacacacacacaccaacatcCCGGGACAGTAACACACCAACATACTGCGCACACACCGACATCCCGGGACAGTAACACACCAACAtcctgcgcacacacacacacaccgacatCCCGGGACAGTAACACACCAACAtcctgcgcacacacacacacaccgacatCCCGGGACAGTAACACACCAACATCCTGCGCACAAACCGACATCCTGGGATAGTAACACACCAACATCCTGCGCACACACCGACATCCCGGGACAGTAACACACCAACATCTtgcgcacacagacacacaccgaCATCCCGGGACAGTAACACACCAACATCCTGCGCACACACCGACATCCCGGGACAGTAACACACCAACATCCTGCGCACACACCGACATCCCGGGACAGTAACACACCAACATCCTGCGCACACACCAACATCCTGGGACAGTCACACACAGACATCCTGGGACAGTCACACACTGACATCCTGGGACAGTCACACACTGACATCCTGGGACAGTCACACACTGACATCCTGGGACAGTCACACACTGACATCCTGGGACAGTCACACACTGACATCCTGGGACAGTCACACACTGACCTCCTGCGCACACACCGACCTCCTGCGCACACACCGACCTCCTGCGCGCACACACAATGCTGTGATGCCAGTTTGCTGCAATGTGTCAGCGCAGTTACGTGTATAATCCTGCAGTGTATAGTCCTTACCTCCTGGTACAGCTCCTGGCAGGCGGCCAACGTCTCCTCCACCGGGGTCTGGTGGTCCGGGGCGTGCAGGTAGAAGAGCTGGACACTGGGCATGCGGAGCCGCTGCAGGGAGGTCTCCAGCTGGTGACGCACGCTCTCCGCCTTCAGGGTCTTCCCGTCCCAGGGATTCGCTTTAGTCGCCATCTTCACTGCCAGAACAGGAAAGAAGAAGAGATGGAAATGTGAGAAATTAAAGGGTCATTCCAGCAATTATCTACGGGGGGcccgactgctgggacccccctgtgtgtcacatcccTCATCATCTACAAGGAcccgactgctgggacccccctgtgtgtcacatcccTCATCTACAGGgacctgactgctgggacccccctgtgtgtcacatccctcatcatctacagggacctgactgctgggacccccctgtgtgtcacatcccTCATCTACAGGGAccagactgctgggacccccctgtgtgtcacatcccTCATCTACAGGGAccagactgctgggacccccctgtgtgtcacatcccTCATCATCTACAAGgacctgactgctgggacccccctgtgtgtcacatccatcatctacagggacctgactgctgggacccccctgtgtgtcacatcccTCATCTACAGGGAccagactgctgggacccccctgtgtgtcacatccctcatcatctacagggacctgactgctgggacccccctgtgtgtcacatccctcatcatctacagggacctgactgctgggaccccccgtATGTCACATCCCTCATCATCTACAGGgacctgactgctgggaccccccgtATGTCACATCCCTCATCATCTACAGGGAccagactgctgggacccccctgtgtgtcacatcccTCATCACCGACAGGgacctgactgctgggacccccctgtgtgtcacatcccTCATCTACAGGGAcccgactgctgggacccccctgtgtgtcacatccctcatcatctacagggaccagactgctgggacccccctgtgtgtcacatcccTCATCTACAGGGAccagactgctgggacccccctgtgtgtcacatcccTCATCTACAGGgacctgactgctgggacccccctgtgtgtcacatccctcatcatctacagggacctgactgctgggacccccctgtgtgtcacatcccTCATCTACAGGgacctgactgctgggacccccctgtgtgtcacatcccTCATCTACAGGgacctgactgctgggacccccctgtgtgtcacatccctcatcatctacagggacctgactgctgggacccccctgtgtgtcacatccctcatcatctacagggacctgactgctgggacccccctgtgtgtcacatccctcatcatctacagggacccgactgctgggacccccctgtgtgtcacatccctcatcatctacagggacctgactgctgggaccctccTGTGTGTCACATCCCTCATCTACAGGGAccagactgctgggacccccctgtgtgtcacatcccTCATCATCTACAAGGAccagactgctgggacccccctgtgtgtcacatcccTCATCTACAGGGAccagactgctgggacccccctgtgtgtcacatcccTCATCTACAGGgacctgactgctgggacccccctgtgtgtcacatcccTCATCTACAGGGAcccgactgctgggacccccctgtgtgtcacatcccTCATCTACAGGGAccagactgctgggacccccctgtgtgtcacatccctcatcatctacagggacccgactgctgggacccccctgtgtgtcacatcccTCATCTACAGGGACCTGACTCctgggacccccctgtgtgtcacatcccTCATCTACAGGgacctgactgctgggaccccctgtgtgtcacatcccTCATCTACAGGgacctgactgctgggaccctccTGTGTGTCACATCCCTCATCTACAGGGAccagactgctgggacccccctgtgtgtcacatcccTCATCTACAGGgacctgactgctgggacccccctgtgtgtcacatcccTCATCTACAGGgacctgactgctgggacccccctgtgtgtcacatcccTCATCATCTACAGGGACCTGACTCctgggacccccctgtgtgtcacatcccTCATCTACAGGGAccagactgctgggacccccctgtgtgtcacatcccTCATCTACAGGGAccagactgctgggacccccctgtgtgtcacatcccTCATCTACAGGgacctgactgctgggacccccctgtgtgtcacatcccTCATCTACAGGgacctgactgctgggacccccctgtgtgtcacatcccTCATCTACAGGgacctgactgctgggacccccctgtgtgtcacacacCCCCTGTGGGCCTATcccagggatgggggacctgtagcttggcaacagctggaggttcccCGTGCCTGCCCTGTACAGTTAGTGAGACTGTTagagcctgctgggagttgtagttctgcagcaatgTGTGATACAACTGCAGCGTTTACATAACTTATACGGTACAGAGTACACTGAGCTGTCAGCTACACCACGTGACTGAACTAAGCAGCCAATCAGCGCCTCCACTCTCACGCCGCCATTTAACCCCCGCCCACgggccaatcactgattggctactATCAACCCCAGATCGAGGCTTGACTCGCAGTGATCCCGGAAGTGTCCCCTCTCACCTCCTGCACCGAGGCCGAGCTCCCCCAGCACCCGCTCGGTCTCCCCGTCGGCGTACATGAAGGCGGTGTCCAGCTCGTTGTGTCCGCGTCTCAGGAATTCGTGCACCGTCGCCCCACTGGCCTGAACGTCCATGCGACGTCCGAACTCCATGGTCCCCAGCACGGTCCggggcggagggggcggagctgtggGGAGAGACCGGGACATGGCGGAGCGGAGCACAGTGACCGAGAGTAACTGCCGAGCCGACCGGAGGGACGCTGCCAGCATGGCCCTAATGCGCATGCGTGGTGGACTTTTGTCCTGTAGTCATGTGACCCCGGCCTGGctgatcattaaccccttcagctcggGATCCTCCAGATCTCTCATTTGTCCAGCTTGTTCTTTGCTCCCTGTtcgtgaccttaaaggggtactccagctaaatttatgtattattatttatttttcaatcagctggtgtcagaaagttatatagatttggaatttagttctatttaaaaatctaaaatcttccagtacttatcagctgctgtatgtccttcaggaagtggtgtattctctccagtctgacacagtgctctccgctgccacctctgtccatgtcaggaact is a genomic window of Dendropsophus ebraccatus isolate aDenEbr1 chromosome 12, aDenEbr1.pat, whole genome shotgun sequence containing:
- the LOC138769924 gene encoding LOW QUALITY PROTEIN: aflatoxin B1 aldehyde reductase member 2-like (The sequence of the model RefSeq protein was modified relative to this genomic sequence to represent the inferred CDS: substituted 1 base at 1 genomic stop codon), which codes for MRIRAMLAASLRSARQLLSVTVLRSAMSRSLPTAPPPPPRTVLGTMEFGRRMDVQASGATVHEFLRRGHNELDTAFMYADGETERVLGELGLGAGVKMATKANPWDGKTLKAESVRHQLETSLQRLRMPSVQLFYLHAPDHQTPVEETLAACQELYQEGKFRELGLSNYSSWEVMEIYCICKERSXVLPTVYQGMYNATTRQVETELLPCLQQLGIRFYAYNPLAGGLLTGKYKYEDKDANQAACRFFGNSWAEVYRNRYWKKHHFQAIDLVQRALQEAYGEDRPSLTAAALRWMYHHSKLQGDQGDAVILGMSSTEQLVQNLDGAAGGPLLPPVVSAFDEAWNLVAHDCPNYFR